A portion of the Oscillospiraceae bacterium genome contains these proteins:
- a CDS encoding glycoside hydrolase family 13 protein: MSCLFNSYDPYFKQPFGAVRAGQSVHLTLRIPEELGYVDPHLVIQKEGKYDVPVHYRMKFDGQTPKQNHFSVDLTLNDVGLYFYYFDLYTDFRRIVRGPDNCGVVSWQDGEKWQITVYEADFRTPETFKGKVFYQIFPDRFCEGVENKPMPFPDRLYQADKHAEPFWQPNETGGHLNEDYFGGDLKGIQLKLPYLHEMGVDYLYLNPIFEAHSNHRYNTADYLNVDPLLGTNEDFETLCKKAAKYGIGIVLDGVFSHTGSDSRYFNREGRYGEGGAYRDPNSPYRSWYDFDPKYKGGYRSWWGFETLPEVNEENPSYVEFITGPGGVIDTWLRRGAAGFRLNVADELPDAFIEKIRAAVKRVSPEKFLLGEVWEDATTKYGFGHRRTYLLGKGLDSVMNYPFKNAVLDFVKGKPAQQAAGEILSICEHYPAPALNTALNFLSTHDTERALTVIADEPANGRGREWQSGRNVSGEAYEEGMLRLRMAYAIIYTLPGLPCLYYGDEIGMQGYRDPFNRGYYCWDSHEERLKPVLAQLAQLRHSCEAFRTGALRVLRAEGGVLHYQRVGATETAEIIVNRSEHIIVEPLASGKHTEVNPMGFTIVVEENGHNPNHSYYDIQ, encoded by the coding sequence TTGTCTTGTCTGTTCAATAGCTACGACCCCTATTTCAAGCAGCCCTTTGGTGCAGTGCGGGCCGGGCAGTCCGTGCACCTGACCCTCCGCATCCCAGAAGAGCTGGGCTATGTGGACCCTCATCTGGTGATCCAGAAGGAGGGTAAATACGACGTACCGGTGCATTACCGCATGAAGTTTGACGGTCAGACCCCCAAACAGAACCACTTTTCGGTGGATTTGACCCTGAACGATGTGGGCCTGTACTTCTATTACTTTGACCTGTATACCGACTTCCGCCGCATCGTGCGCGGGCCGGACAACTGCGGCGTGGTCAGCTGGCAGGACGGCGAAAAATGGCAGATCACCGTGTATGAGGCAGACTTCCGCACCCCGGAGACCTTCAAGGGCAAGGTGTTCTACCAGATCTTCCCGGACCGCTTCTGCGAGGGTGTGGAGAACAAGCCCATGCCCTTCCCGGACCGACTGTATCAGGCCGACAAGCACGCCGAGCCCTTCTGGCAGCCCAACGAGACGGGCGGCCACCTGAACGAGGACTACTTCGGCGGTGACCTGAAGGGCATCCAGCTCAAGCTGCCCTACCTGCACGAGATGGGCGTGGATTACCTCTACCTGAACCCCATCTTCGAGGCCCACTCCAACCACCGCTACAACACCGCCGACTACCTCAACGTGGACCCGCTGCTGGGCACCAACGAGGACTTTGAGACCCTGTGCAAGAAAGCTGCTAAGTATGGCATCGGCATCGTGCTGGACGGCGTGTTCAGCCACACCGGTTCCGACAGCCGCTACTTCAACCGCGAGGGCCGCTACGGCGAGGGCGGCGCTTACCGCGACCCCAACTCCCCCTACCGCAGCTGGTACGACTTTGACCCCAAGTACAAGGGCGGCTACCGCAGCTGGTGGGGTTTCGAGACCCTGCCGGAGGTCAACGAGGAGAACCCGTCCTATGTGGAGTTCATCACCGGCCCCGGCGGCGTCATCGACACCTGGCTGCGCCGGGGTGCGGCGGGTTTCCGTCTGAATGTGGCCGACGAGCTGCCGGACGCCTTCATTGAGAAGATCCGCGCCGCCGTCAAGCGGGTGAGCCCGGAAAAATTCCTGTTGGGCGAAGTGTGGGAGGACGCCACCACCAAGTATGGCTTCGGCCACCGCCGCACCTATCTGCTGGGCAAGGGGCTGGACAGCGTGATGAACTACCCCTTCAAGAACGCCGTGCTGGACTTTGTCAAGGGCAAGCCCGCCCAGCAGGCCGCCGGAGAGATCCTGTCCATCTGTGAGCACTACCCTGCCCCGGCCCTGAACACGGCCCTGAACTTTTTGTCCACCCACGACACCGAGCGCGCCCTCACCGTCATTGCGGACGAGCCCGCCAACGGCCGGGGCCGCGAGTGGCAGAGCGGCCGCAACGTGTCTGGCGAAGCCTACGAGGAAGGCATGCTGCGGCTGCGCATGGCCTATGCCATCATCTACACCCTGCCCGGTCTGCCCTGCCTGTACTACGGCGACGAGATCGGCATGCAGGGCTACCGCGACCCCTTCAACCGCGGGTACTACTGCTGGGACAGCCACGAAGAGCGGCTCAAGCCGGTGCTGGCGCAGCTGGCCCAGCTGCGTCACAGCTGCGAGGCCTTCCGCACCGGTGCGCTGCGGGTACTGCGGGCCGAGGGCGGCGTGCTGCACTACCAGCGTGTGGGAGCCACCGAGACCGCCGAGATCATCGTGAACCGCTCGGAGCACATCATCGTGGAGCCTTTGGCCTCCGGCAAGCACACCGAGGTGAACCCCATGGGCTTTACCATCGTGGTAGAGGAAAACGGCCACAACCCCAACCACAGCTATTACGACATCCAGTAA
- a CDS encoding NfeD family protein yields MNTAPFFWLIAAVGFLVLEGCTFNMTSIWFAIGAAAALISCLFTDLFRVQALLFIVVSVLCLLAFRPLAAKLRKTHTATNGDRNLGREATVLTPVTAEEPGRVRLDGVDWNARCVTPGDILNPGDHCRVTEIHSTLLLVEPILTESRKA; encoded by the coding sequence ATGAACACCGCCCCATTTTTCTGGCTCATTGCCGCGGTCGGCTTTCTGGTGCTGGAGGGTTGTACCTTTAATATGACCTCCATCTGGTTTGCCATCGGCGCGGCCGCCGCGTTGATCAGCTGTCTGTTCACCGATCTGTTCCGGGTGCAGGCGCTGCTATTCATCGTGGTGAGCGTGCTGTGCCTGCTGGCCTTCCGGCCGCTGGCCGCAAAACTGCGCAAAACCCACACCGCCACCAACGGCGACCGCAACCTTGGCCGGGAAGCCACCGTGCTGACCCCCGTCACCGCCGAGGAGCCCGGCCGCGTCCGGCTGGACGGCGTGGACTGGAACGCCCGCTGCGTGACCCCCGGCGACATCCTGAACCCCGGCGACCACTGCCGCGTCACCGAGATCCACAGCACCCTGCTCCTGGTGGAGCCCATTCTCACCGAAAGCCGCAAGGCCTGA
- a CDS encoding SPFH/Band 7/PHB domain protein, which translates to MVLFFVILALVFVVLLVIITNIVIVPQSKVYVIERLGSYSDTWSAGLHVKIPFIERIAKKVSLKEQVADFPPQPVITRDNVTMQIDTVVFFQVMDAKLYTYGVNQPIAAIESLSATTLRNIIGEMELDHTLTSRDVINGKITAILDEATDKWGIKVNRVEVKNIIPPREIQEAMEKQMKAEREKRAVILKADGEKQAAITAAEGEKEAAILRADAVKQQRILEAEGEAQAILAVQKANADAIRLLNEAMPTDKVLAIRSLEALAKVANGKATKIIIPSELQNLGGVVPSIKELMTDPKDAE; encoded by the coding sequence ATGGTTCTGTTTTTTGTGATCCTCGCGCTGGTATTTGTTGTCCTTCTGGTGATCATCACCAACATCGTCATCGTGCCGCAGTCCAAGGTCTACGTCATCGAGCGGCTGGGCAGCTACTCCGACACCTGGTCTGCCGGCCTGCACGTCAAGATCCCGTTCATTGAGCGCATTGCCAAAAAGGTGAGCCTGAAAGAGCAGGTAGCCGACTTTCCCCCTCAGCCCGTCATCACCCGCGACAACGTGACCATGCAGATCGACACGGTGGTGTTCTTCCAGGTCATGGACGCAAAGCTGTACACCTACGGTGTCAACCAGCCCATTGCCGCCATCGAGAGCCTGTCCGCCACCACCCTGCGCAACATCATCGGTGAGATGGAACTGGACCACACCCTCACCAGCCGTGACGTCATCAACGGCAAGATCACGGCCATTCTGGACGAAGCCACCGACAAGTGGGGCATCAAGGTCAACCGCGTGGAAGTAAAGAACATCATTCCCCCGCGTGAGATCCAGGAAGCCATGGAAAAGCAGATGAAGGCCGAGCGCGAAAAGCGCGCCGTCATCCTGAAAGCCGACGGTGAAAAGCAGGCCGCCATCACCGCTGCCGAGGGCGAAAAGGAAGCCGCCATCCTCCGCGCCGATGCCGTCAAGCAGCAGCGCATCCTGGAGGCCGAGGGCGAGGCACAGGCCATCCTGGCCGTGCAGAAGGCCAATGCCGACGCCATCCGTCTGCTGAACGAGGCCATGCCCACCGACAAGGTGCTGGCCATCCGCAGCCTGGAGGCACTGGCCAAGGTGGCCAACGGCAAGGCCACCAAGATCATCATCCCCTCGGAACTGCAGAATCTGGGCGGCGTGGTGCCCAGCATCAAAGAGCTGATGACCGACCCCAAGGACGCCGAGTAA
- a CDS encoding YhcH/YjgK/YiaL family protein: MIYDTLNNLPNYLGVSDNLDTVIEYIMARDITTLPAGRTRIDGEKAVVTVSTVTPQSSDKALFQRHDAHIVLETDLEGSELFEVSLAELAPTKPTDEAADTTVGTAGTSIAGMLCEGRFALYLAGEPYKSGLKAQGCGKLKKAVFSIELDPDEDETEE, translated from the coding sequence ATGATCTACGATACCCTCAACAACCTGCCCAACTACCTGGGCGTCAGCGATAACCTGGACACCGTCATCGAGTACATCATGGCCCGGGATATCACCACCCTGCCCGCCGGGCGCACCCGCATCGACGGCGAAAAGGCCGTGGTCACTGTGAGCACCGTCACCCCGCAGAGCTCCGACAAGGCCCTGTTCCAGCGCCACGATGCCCACATCGTGCTGGAGACCGACCTGGAGGGCAGCGAGCTGTTTGAGGTGAGCCTGGCCGAGCTGGCCCCCACCAAGCCCACCGACGAAGCCGCCGACACCACCGTGGGCACCGCCGGCACCAGCATCGCCGGGATGCTGTGCGAGGGCCGGTTTGCCCTGTATCTGGCCGGGGAGCCCTACAAATCCGGCCTGAAGGCCCAGGGCTGCGGCAAGCTGAAAAAAGCCGTGTTCAGCATTGAGCTGGACCCGGACGAGGATGAGACGGAAGAATAA
- a CDS encoding ABC-2 transporter permease, which yields MKGLLLKDVYQMWYYTRMLILAAVVMMLVGVFGMKEGSNFFMLYGGFLLGIFPMTLLAYDQNSRFSAYSAALPVTKEQLVGSKYLIGLGAMALSELLSMAALAAAQLLWGTVTVQITVATLLQVAMLTLLGNMILLPLTYRFGYEKARYVYYLCIGVLASLMGIAVSSDEILLNSILPAHGSLLLLVVVLAAVLVLYAASWRLSVAWYGKAEQ from the coding sequence ATGAAGGGTCTGCTGTTAAAGGATGTCTATCAGATGTGGTACTATACCAGAATGCTCATTCTGGCAGCGGTGGTCATGATGCTGGTGGGAGTGTTTGGCATGAAGGAAGGCTCTAATTTCTTTATGCTGTACGGTGGGTTTTTGCTGGGGATATTCCCCATGACATTGCTGGCCTACGACCAGAACAGCCGGTTCAGTGCTTACAGTGCCGCCCTGCCGGTGACAAAAGAGCAGCTGGTGGGCAGCAAATACCTGATCGGCTTGGGTGCTATGGCACTGTCGGAGCTGCTGAGCATGGCAGCGCTGGCAGCAGCACAGCTGCTCTGGGGCACGGTGACCGTGCAGATCACCGTGGCGACCCTGCTGCAGGTGGCCATGCTGACCCTGCTGGGCAACATGATCCTGCTGCCTCTGACCTACCGCTTTGGCTACGAGAAGGCAAGGTATGTGTATTATCTTTGCATCGGCGTGCTGGCCAGCTTGATGGGCATTGCGGTGTCCTCCGATGAAATCCTGCTGAACAGCATCCTGCCTGCCCATGGCTCGCTGTTGTTGCTGGTGGTCGTGCTGGCAGCGGTGCTGGTGCTGTACGCTGCCTCCTGGCGGCTGTCCGTTGCATGGTACGGAAAGGCAGAGCAGTAA
- a CDS encoding ABC transporter ATP-binding protein has translation MNALELQGLTKHYKDFTLGPLDLTLPGGTICGLIGENGAGKSTTIRLILDMVQRDGGTVTILGRDSRTASVRSKEEIGVVLGSDGIPLCLNAVEVGKVMAGIYRNWDAGDYTAFCRKFDLPPDKKYKDYSAGMQRKLCIAVALSHHAKLLLLDEATNGLDPVVRDEVVDILLDFARDEEHSILISSHIVSDLEKLCDTIAFLHKGRLLLCEEKDALREEYALWHGTAAQLAALDVRVYGKRVTPYGAEALVRRDAMPAGAELAPVSIEELFVLMVKGEDVQ, from the coding sequence ATGAACGCACTGGAATTGCAGGGGCTTACAAAACACTATAAGGACTTTACCCTTGGACCGCTGGACCTGACCCTGCCCGGCGGCACCATCTGTGGGCTGATCGGCGAGAACGGCGCGGGCAAAAGCACCACCATCCGGCTGATCTTAGACATGGTGCAGCGGGACGGCGGTACGGTGACGATTCTTGGCAGGGACAGCCGCACCGCTTCTGTCCGCAGCAAGGAGGAGATCGGCGTGGTGCTGGGCAGCGATGGCATTCCCCTGTGCCTGAACGCTGTGGAGGTGGGCAAGGTGATGGCGGGCATCTACCGCAACTGGGACGCTGGTGACTACACGGCGTTTTGCCGGAAATTTGACCTGCCGCCGGACAAAAAGTATAAGGATTACTCCGCTGGAATGCAGAGGAAGCTGTGCATTGCGGTGGCGCTTTCCCACCACGCAAAGCTGCTGCTGCTGGATGAAGCCACCAATGGGCTGGACCCGGTGGTGCGGGATGAAGTGGTGGATATCCTGCTGGATTTTGCCCGGGACGAGGAGCACTCCATCCTCATTTCCTCCCACATTGTCAGCGACCTGGAAAAGCTGTGCGATACCATCGCCTTCCTGCACAAGGGCAGGCTGCTGCTCTGTGAGGAAAAGGACGCCCTGCGAGAGGAATACGCCTTGTGGCACGGCACGGCGGCGCAGCTGGCGGCACTGGATGTACGGGTGTACGGCAAGCGGGTCACCCCCTACGGGGCAGAGGCGCTTGTGCGCCGGGACGCAATGCCCGCCGGAGCAGAGCTTGCCCCGGTAAGCATTGAGGAACTGTTTGTGTTGATGGTGAAAGGGGAGGATGTGCAATGA
- a CDS encoding GntR family transcriptional regulator, producing the protein MDLFIDNKSGAPIYDQIYTQIKDQIIQGALQPDEAMPSIRGLARDLRISVITTKRAYDELEKEGFLYAVPAKGFFVAPKNTELLREENLKKIEAHLTEAVRLSASCGLSREELREMLELLWEG; encoded by the coding sequence ATGGATCTGTTTATTGACAACAAGAGCGGCGCGCCCATCTATGACCAGATCTACACCCAGATCAAGGATCAGATCATACAGGGCGCACTGCAGCCGGATGAGGCCATGCCCTCCATCCGGGGGCTTGCGCGGGACTTGCGCATCAGCGTGATCACCACCAAGCGCGCCTACGACGAACTGGAAAAAGAGGGCTTTCTCTACGCAGTACCGGCCAAGGGCTTTTTTGTGGCCCCGAAGAACACCGAGCTGCTGCGGGAAGAGAACCTGAAAAAGATCGAAGCGCATCTCACCGAGGCCGTCCGCCTGTCCGCATCCTGCGGGCTGAGCAGGGAAGAGCTGCGGGAGATGCTGGAACTGCTATGGGAGGGCTGA
- a CDS encoding LL-diaminopimelate aminotransferase, translating into MKMNKHYNELKASYLFVDIAHKVAAYQQAHPEKEIIRLGIGDVTQPLAKCVVKAMHDAADEMGTKEGFHGYGPEQGYPFLKQAIQGYYAGRGTKIAEDEIFISDGAKSDLANVLGLFDVDNTVLVPDPVYPTYVDDNVTDGRKIIYSRTSQENGFLGMPDENVKADIIYICSPNNPTGAAYTRDQLKVWVDYARKNDAVILYDAAYECFISDGDLARSIFEIEGARECAIEICSFSKIAGFTGTRCGYTVVPHELEREGMNINKLWLRRQTTKFNGVPYVVQRAAAAVFTESGMAEIQSNLDYYRRNAKVIADALDECGVWYCGGKNSPYIWLRCPGNMKSWEFFDWLLENCGVVGTPGVGFGECGEGYFRLTAFGDAEKTKLAAQRIKDAIKAL; encoded by the coding sequence ATGAAAATGAACAAGCACTACAACGAGCTGAAGGCCAGCTACCTGTTTGTGGACATTGCCCACAAGGTGGCAGCCTACCAGCAGGCCCACCCGGAAAAGGAAATCATCCGTCTGGGCATCGGCGATGTGACCCAGCCGCTGGCCAAGTGCGTGGTCAAGGCCATGCATGACGCTGCCGATGAGATGGGCACCAAGGAAGGCTTCCACGGCTATGGCCCGGAGCAGGGTTACCCCTTCCTGAAGCAGGCCATCCAGGGCTACTACGCCGGCCGCGGCACCAAGATCGCTGAGGATGAGATCTTCATCTCCGACGGTGCCAAGAGCGACCTGGCCAACGTGCTGGGCCTGTTCGATGTGGACAACACCGTGCTGGTGCCGGACCCTGTGTACCCCACCTATGTGGATGACAACGTCACCGACGGCCGCAAGATCATCTACAGCCGTACCAGTCAGGAAAACGGTTTCCTGGGGATGCCGGACGAGAATGTGAAGGCAGACATCATCTATATCTGCAGCCCCAACAACCCCACCGGTGCCGCCTACACCCGCGACCAGCTGAAGGTCTGGGTGGACTACGCCCGCAAGAACGACGCCGTGATCCTGTACGATGCCGCTTACGAGTGCTTCATCTCGGACGGGGACCTGGCCCGCAGCATCTTCGAGATCGAGGGTGCCCGCGAGTGCGCCATTGAGATCTGCTCTTTCTCCAAGATCGCAGGCTTCACCGGCACCCGCTGCGGCTACACCGTGGTGCCCCATGAGCTGGAGCGCGAGGGCATGAACATCAACAAGCTGTGGCTCCGCCGCCAGACCACCAAGTTCAACGGTGTGCCCTACGTTGTGCAGCGCGCAGCCGCTGCCGTGTTCACCGAAAGCGGCATGGCAGAGATCCAGTCCAACCTGGACTACTACCGCCGCAACGCCAAGGTCATCGCCGACGCACTGGACGAGTGCGGCGTGTGGTACTGCGGCGGCAAGAACAGCCCCTACATCTGGCTGCGCTGCCCTGGCAACATGAAGAGCTGGGAGTTCTTCGACTGGCTGCTGGAGAACTGCGGCGTGGTCGGCACCCCGGGCGTGGGCTTCGGTGAGTGCGGCGAGGGCTACTTCCGCCTGACCGCGTTCGGCGACGCCGAAAAGACCAAGCTGGCTGCCCAGCGCATCAAGGACGCCATCAAGGCACTGTAA
- the dapF gene encoding diaminopimelate epimerase, whose translation MELSFTKMQGCANDYIYLDCRTAGVPENIAALSEKLSRRHFSIGADGIICICAPRTAGADAMMRIFNADGSEGRMCGNGIRCVAEWLYTHGVQKEQLAIDTLSGLKTITRRGEGLWQVEMGAYSTLPADLPAVNMGGAPLVDVPLEVDDNLWRVTCINVGNPHCVTVVPDVDALRLEEIGPAFEHHANFPERINTEFVQVVDATHLKMRVWERGSGETWACGTGTCATVAAMTELGICPAGEDVHVQLRGGELTIRVLPGNELRMTGAAETVCEGTTNV comes from the coding sequence ATGGAGCTTTCATTTACCAAAATGCAGGGCTGCGCCAACGATTATATCTATCTGGACTGCCGCACAGCCGGTGTGCCGGAGAACATCGCGGCCCTTTCGGAAAAGCTGTCCCGGCGGCATTTTTCCATCGGGGCAGACGGCATCATCTGCATCTGCGCACCGCGCACCGCCGGGGCGGATGCCATGATGCGCATCTTCAACGCCGACGGCAGCGAGGGCAGGATGTGCGGCAACGGCATCCGCTGCGTGGCCGAGTGGCTGTACACCCACGGTGTGCAGAAGGAGCAACTGGCCATTGATACCCTCAGCGGCCTCAAGACCATCACCCGCAGGGGCGAGGGACTGTGGCAGGTGGAGATGGGGGCCTACAGCACTCTGCCCGCCGACCTGCCCGCTGTGAACATGGGAGGTGCACCTCTGGTGGATGTCCCACTGGAAGTGGACGATAACCTCTGGCGGGTCACCTGCATCAATGTGGGCAACCCCCACTGTGTGACCGTTGTGCCGGATGTGGATGCCCTGAGGCTGGAGGAGATCGGCCCGGCCTTTGAGCATCATGCCAACTTCCCGGAGCGCATCAACACCGAGTTCGTGCAGGTGGTGGATGCCACCCACCTGAAGATGCGGGTGTGGGAGCGCGGCAGCGGCGAGACCTGGGCCTGCGGCACCGGCACCTGCGCCACGGTGGCAGCCATGACCGAGCTGGGCATCTGCCCCGCCGGTGAGGATGTGCATGTTCAGCTGCGCGGCGGCGAGCTGACCATCCGGGTGCTGCCGGGTAACGAACTGCGCATGACCGGCGCGGCCGAGACCGTGTGTGAGGGTACGACGAACGTATAA
- the acpP gene encoding acyl carrier protein — translation MDTFEKIRALLAEQLDIDPEKITPDSDIMSDFEADSLDIVDMVMTLEDEFGIEVPDDAIESLRTVGDVVKFVDSHTQNN, via the coding sequence ATGGATACTTTTGAAAAAATCCGCGCATTGCTGGCGGAGCAGCTGGACATTGACCCGGAAAAGATCACCCCGGACAGCGACATCATGAGCGATTTTGAGGCCGACAGCCTGGACATCGTGGACATGGTGATGACGCTGGAGGACGAGTTTGGCATCGAGGTGCCGGACGACGCCATTGAGTCTCTGCGTACCGTGGGCGATGTGGTAAAGTTTGTGGACAGCCACACGCAGAACAACTGA
- the proS gene encoding proline--tRNA ligase, translating into MAKDNKKLVQAITSQEENFAQWYTDICVKAELVEYSSVKGFIILRPYGQAIWELIQKDLDARFKATGHENVAMPVLMPESLLKKEGELVNGFAPEVAWVTMGGSEKLEERLAVRPTSETLFCDHWSRVLHSYRELPMKYNQWCSVIRWEKTTRPFLRSREFWWQEGHTIHETAAEAEAETQQQLNCYADVCEQDLAIPVVKGRKTDKEKFAGAEATYTIEAMMKDGKALQSGTSHYFGDKFSKAYDVTFTGRDNQLHHPYQTSWGVSTRLVGAIIMTHGDDDGLILPPAIAPIQVVVVPIAAHKPGVSEKAAELAEKISKYARVKLDDSDNAPGWKFSQWEMKGVPLRLEIGPKDLEKNQCVLVRRDTREKVFVSLDELETAIPAQLEALRKDLYQRALENREKRTWAATTMDEVKELAKANTGYIKTMWCGDLDCELKMKEEAGLSSRCMPFEQEHLSDVCPCCGKPAKTMVYWGIAY; encoded by the coding sequence ATGGCAAAAGACAACAAGAAGCTCGTGCAGGCGATCACCAGCCAGGAAGAAAACTTTGCACAGTGGTACACCGACATCTGCGTGAAGGCAGAACTGGTGGAGTACTCCAGCGTGAAGGGTTTCATCATCCTGCGCCCCTACGGCCAGGCCATCTGGGAGCTGATCCAGAAGGATCTGGACGCCCGGTTCAAGGCCACCGGCCATGAAAACGTGGCCATGCCTGTGCTGATGCCGGAAAGCCTGCTGAAGAAAGAGGGCGAACTGGTCAATGGCTTCGCGCCGGAGGTGGCGTGGGTCACGATGGGCGGTTCCGAAAAGCTGGAAGAGCGTCTGGCAGTCCGCCCCACCAGCGAGACCCTGTTCTGCGATCACTGGTCCCGTGTGCTGCACAGCTACCGCGAGCTTCCCATGAAGTACAACCAGTGGTGCAGCGTCATCCGCTGGGAAAAGACCACCCGCCCCTTCCTGCGCAGCCGTGAGTTCTGGTGGCAGGAAGGCCACACCATCCACGAGACCGCCGCCGAGGCGGAGGCTGAGACCCAGCAGCAGCTGAACTGCTACGCCGATGTGTGCGAGCAGGATCTGGCCATCCCCGTGGTGAAGGGCCGCAAGACCGACAAGGAAAAATTTGCCGGTGCTGAGGCCACCTACACCATCGAGGCCATGATGAAGGACGGCAAGGCCCTGCAGAGCGGCACCAGCCACTACTTCGGCGACAAGTTCAGCAAGGCTTATGACGTGACCTTCACCGGCCGCGACAACCAGCTGCATCACCCCTACCAGACCAGCTGGGGCGTTTCCACCCGTCTGGTGGGTGCCATCATCATGACCCACGGCGACGACGACGGCCTGATCCTGCCCCCGGCCATCGCCCCCATCCAGGTGGTTGTGGTGCCCATCGCCGCCCACAAGCCCGGCGTCTCCGAGAAGGCTGCCGAGCTGGCCGAGAAGATCAGCAAGTACGCCCGCGTGAAGCTGGATGACAGCGACAACGCCCCCGGCTGGAAGTTCTCCCAGTGGGAGATGAAGGGCGTGCCTCTGCGCCTGGAGATCGGCCCCAAGGATCTGGAGAAGAACCAGTGCGTGCTGGTGCGCCGCGACACCCGCGAGAAGGTGTTCGTGAGCCTGGACGAGCTGGAGACCGCCATTCCCGCCCAGCTGGAGGCCCTGCGCAAGGACCTGTACCAGCGTGCCCTCGAGAACCGCGAGAAGCGCACCTGGGCTGCCACCACCATGGATGAGGTCAAGGAGCTGGCCAAGGCCAACACCGGCTACATCAAGACCATGTGGTGCGGTGACCTGGACTGCGAGCTGAAGATGAAGGAAGAAGCTGGCCTGTCCAGCCGCTGCATGCCCTTCGAGCAGGAGCACCTGAGCGACGTGTGCCCCTGCTGCGGCAAGCCCGCCAAGACCATGGTCTACTGGGGCATCGCCTACTAA
- a CDS encoding aldose 1-epimerase family protein: MQATIHNEFLTLTVDTHGAEAVSLKNAAGEELLWQADPAVWKRHAPILFPWTGKLPGGTFEAKGKTYKGGQHGFARDVEHTLLKAEGDTIQLELRADEAIKAERFPFDFVLTSTFRLDGKTVHHTLSVRNPGTEELRFGIGYHPAFNIPFDAAHTTTDYEFRFDQPESPVILDAYPNGLLTGKNHYQWKNQQAIPLTDDLFANDSFCMAGLRTKTVGIYEKDTGRHIVCNVEGYPYSLIWSAPAKPVRFVCIEPWQSLPGAEDDPQDWNQRAAAACLAPGEEWSTTLSTTFER, translated from the coding sequence ATGCAGGCAACCATTCACAATGAATTTCTGACCCTGACCGTGGATACCCACGGTGCCGAGGCTGTCAGCCTGAAAAACGCAGCAGGCGAAGAGCTGCTGTGGCAGGCCGACCCGGCGGTGTGGAAGCGCCACGCCCCCATCCTGTTCCCCTGGACGGGCAAGCTGCCCGGCGGCACCTTTGAGGCAAAGGGCAAGACCTACAAGGGCGGCCAGCATGGCTTTGCCCGCGATGTGGAGCATACCCTGCTCAAGGCCGAGGGCGATACCATCCAGCTGGAGCTGCGCGCGGATGAAGCCATAAAAGCCGAGCGCTTCCCCTTTGACTTTGTGCTCACCAGCACCTTCCGGCTGGACGGCAAGACCGTGCACCACACCCTGAGCGTGCGCAACCCCGGTACCGAGGAACTGCGCTTTGGCATCGGCTACCACCCGGCTTTCAACATCCCCTTTGATGCCGCGCACACCACTACGGATTATGAGTTCCGCTTTGACCAGCCGGAAAGCCCGGTCATTCTGGACGCTTACCCCAACGGCCTGCTGACCGGCAAAAACCATTACCAGTGGAAGAACCAGCAGGCCATCCCGCTGACGGATGACCTGTTTGCCAACGACAGCTTCTGCATGGCGGGCCTGCGCACCAAAACGGTCGGCATCTACGAAAAGGACACCGGCCGCCACATTGTGTGCAACGTGGAAGGCTATCCCTACTCGCTGATCTGGTCGGCCCCGGCAAAGCCCGTGCGCTTTGTGTGCATCGAGCCGTGGCAGAGCCTGCCCGGTGCTGAGGACGACCCGCAGGACTGGAATCAGCGTGCTGCTGCGGCCTGCCTTGCCCCCGGCGAGGAGTGGTCCACGACCTTGAGCACTACCTTTGAACGGTAA